The DNA region CTGGGTCGTTGGAATTGCACTAAGGCGGTTCttagcgtgattccggcaatctgcctcttaaaagaatctgaatcgagaatcgttcggaaccgaaATTGAAATGTGGAATCGTAATCGGATGCAAAATCGTtccatttcaaacgatgcccaatcctaattgtcaacttgtgtttcgaagcctttttccagcttttaaaatggagtcagtacaaggggttaagactaaggtgagcgagcgactttggccttttggccaggttgttAGTATTCCGCCGGCCTAGGTCGTTGGAATTGCACTAGCGTGGTTTttagcgtgattccggcaatctggttaAAAGGTCAAATTTCTTCAACGCCCATCGCAGTCGatagcagtgaaacatgatcagctGCAGTGATTGAGTTAATGATAGATTCCTATATTAAAGAATTTTGCGATTAATCGATGACCAGCAGATTAATCTGTTGAATGATTTTCTGATTAATCTAATTTCGCAATTGCTCTAATTTAGCAATTAGTCTAATTTTGCAATTAATCTAATTCTAATACTGTCACTGAACTGAGCACTGAACCATAATCACTCACTGCCAGCCCCTcctaatcaaaatggattggacttctattttCATCAAAAgcaatgaatgagttaacattagggctgtcaaaattatcgcgttaacgggcggtaattaattttaaaaattaatcactttaaaatatttgacacatttaacgcacatgctccgctcaaacagattaaaatgacagcacagtgtcatgtccacttgttacttgtgttttttgggtattttgtcgccctctgctggtgcttgggtgcgactgattttatgggtttcagcaccatgagcattgtgtaattattgacatcaacaatgccgagctactagtttattttttgattgaaaattttacaaattttatctaaatgaaaacattaagagggggtttaatataacatttctataaattgtacgaacatttatctttcagtTAAATGTTatcttttaacttttaaatgttATCTTTCAGTTCtaagaagtctttctattcatggatcgctttaacagaatgttaataatgttaatgccatcatgttgatttgatgtcttaataaacaaatacagtacttatgtacagtatgttgaatgtatatatccgtcctgtgtcttatctttctattccaacaataatttacagaaaaatatggcatattttatagatggtttgaattgcgattgatgaatttttaagctgtgattaactcgattaaaaattttaatcgtttgacagccctagttaacatATCTGACATGTTGTGTAAGTCAACCCTCAAATTTTGCTCAGGCCCCTTTGTCTGGGCACATTATTTGATAGCCCTGAATGACCGTTGCTGTTTTTCCCCTTGTCATAGGAGAGAGCGCATTTGGATTACAACAGCATTTGAAGCGTGAACGTGTCCCTCCAGCATGGGATCCAACCCAAAAAGGACAGTGACCGTCCAGATGGTGCCTCAGCTGGCTGCGGCCGATACGCTCGCCAATAAGGAGTCCAACGCCAACTGGACCACGGACCCTGACCTGAAACTTCCCAAAGTTTGTCACGCGTCACCCGGTGGCAAACAGGAACAGACTGCGTCGCCGGTGCCAAATAGCGCCCTCAAAAAGACAGTGGACGCATCAGGCAAAGGTGTGGCCGAAGCAGCAGAGCTAagggatgctaatgctaatattAGCAACACGTTAAACCAAGCAGACGAAAATACCTGTAAGATTACAGGCTGTCGGGTAAAAGCGCCTGAAGAAGAGGCGCGGAATAGCTCATCAAATCTAAACAGTGTCCAAGACTCGAGACACGTAGTGCCTGAAACGGATCTGAAGGCTGATGCAGTGAGCGTGGTAGTACAAAAAGACAAGGACATTTCAAGTCCGATGGAACCTGGCCACAAACGAAGACACTCGGTTTCCCTTCAGGAGCCGCCTGAGCTTAAGCAAAGCTCAGAAACTGCGCCCTCGCTCACCTCGACTTTGCCTTTGTCCAACAGCCAGAACGTCAAAGAAGTATCCATAGACAAAGTAACTATAGATAAAGTAGCTATAGACAAATTATCTATAGAGAAAATATCTGTTGAACAAGTAGCTGTAGACAAACACCTTCCAGTTCAGACATGCAACCAAGTCCAGGAACTTGAGGAACGTCATACCGAGCCTTGCCGCAAGCTCTACAGGGAGGCTTCCACCATGACCTCCCCTCGATTGCCCTTCGCCACGGCCGATCGGGGTCGTGACGCTGAGGTCCAGGCGGTAGCTAGCACCAGCTGCAAGGCCGTGTCCACCAGCCCGAGCCTACTTCCGTTCAGGCCAAACCCTGCCATCCTCGATGAGGCGCAGAGCCTCTCCGTCGTATACCGGCCCGACGGTAGTTTGGGCTTCTGCCAGATCGGATCGCCGATGAATATGACCGCGGAAAGGGTCACCGTGGAAGCAGAAATGTGTACTAACACCGCAGTGGACTCGAAGCTAGGGGCAAAGCCTAAGGAAAGCACCTCGACTCTCAGCAGCATCCAACCAGTGTATCAGATCAACATCGAGCACGGCAATCGCAAGGATACGGAGAACAGAAACGTGGTGGAGATACCGGCAACCAAGTTAAAAGAATCCCCAAAGACGGACATCCCTGTCAAGCCTGGATTTGCAGATAAGGCCGTCACAGCCCAAACTGGACTCTCCAAGTCCGAGGAACCAAAAGTTACAAAAGACTCTGAAAAGGAGACCGATTCCGGAAAGCAACAGACGGACATCAAGGGAGGCAACGATGACAAGCAGCAACGAAAGAGTGTCCACGACGTGGTCTGGGACGAACAGGGTATGACCTGGGAGGTCTACGGCGCCTCTGTGGACCCAGAATCCCTCGGTTTCGCCATCCAAAGCCACCTGCAGTGCAAGATAAAGGAGCAGGAGCGGAAACTGATTGCCCAGACCTCCTTCCGCAAGTCCATCACCGGCCTGGACTCGCCAAGGGCGGGCAAGAAGAGTAAGCGGCGACAACACAACCCGTTTCGCTCCATGCTGCGGAACGTGCGCCGCCCCAACTGCTGCGCGCGTCCCCCTCCCTCCGCAGTCCTTGATTAGAGGTTGAGCCAATGTTAAACTCTCTCACCCCATTCACCACCAGCTCCCCAGAGTTCAAGGTGGTCGCTGTAGTGATGCCACGTGATGGGACGGAGCTTCCCGTGAGTATCTCAGAATGTTGTAGACTAGTCCGTTTGTGACGTTTGTGAACAAGAAAGTAAAAAGGTATTCAAATGAACAAGTAATTTTGATAGAAATGGATATTTAAAAGGAAAATGAGAGAGAATGTAAAGAGCATATATGTCTATAAAGTACTCAAAGGCAATAATAGAGAAACGCATGTGTATTAGTTGCAGTGGCAATGGTTATATGACAATGAAGaactgcatttaaaaaaaggcgggTATAATTTACTGTCATAGTACTCGTGCAAATACATCTCATCacagttgttttaaggtgttctGGGATCCTGTATTTTCAAAGTCCCCCACCTTTCATGAACATTCATTTTCTAGTggcgttataaaaaaaaaaagactgtatGCATACATGTTTGTTTCCTCTTTGGTTTTCtattaaaagatgaaaaaaaactcaaatctAGTGTTACACAGTCTttatttaccattttttttgggggggggggcgagccCCACCGTGAATACAAAAAGCACTCAATGAAAAAGGTTTCTGATTGATGAGATGCCACAAGATGGCGGCAAAGCATTGAATCAAGCTTCATCTTTGAAGTTTGGAAACAAATTATGAGTTTTTCAAGCCATTATCTGACGTGAGGTACACACTGGATTGGTCGAAATTGCAAGGCATTTATGTTGTTTGAATGCACTAATCGGGCTTTATTTACCCAAGCCTGTATGTGTCTTTGAGGTTTACAATATATAGCTTCAAAGAAGATTATTTTTGTCTTTGATCTTGACAGAATCGGACGTCTTTGATTTTTATGAAAGTATGTTCGGTAATTCAAAGTATAAACCACCGTTGTGGTTTGTGAAATCACTAGGTGTCTTTGATGTTAACAgaatctcaattttttttttttcattaatgaaAGTTATTTTGGTTAGTTACTAAAGTTTAACTTGCCTATGCAGTTTACAAAATTGTGTATGTCTTTGATATTAACATAATCATGAGTTTAAAATAGCCTTTACAGTAGACAAAATAATGCACGTGTCTTTGATGGCAACAGAATCCTGTTTTTGATATTTACAAAAGCATTTGTCTTTGATATATGTATGCTAGATTAATTGAAGCTTTTGAAAAAGTCACATAAGTGTCTTTGATGTCAACGGAACCATGTGTCTTTTATCTGGAAGTTCGTCAGTTCTGTTGAAGGCAAAATTGCCTTTGTGATGATCAAAATCACGTGCGTGTCATTGATGTTAACAGAATGATGTGTCTTTGATATTTGCGAAAGCTTttgaatttaagatttaaaaactGCCTTTACTGGCTACAAAATCACATATGTGACATTAAAAGAACTATGTGTCTTTGCAATTTATTAAAGTATGCTAGATTCATTAGAGGTACCCAAAAAGTCCTATACGTGTCTTTGATGTGTGCAAAACAGTGTCTTTTATCTGAAAGTTCGTCAGTTCTGTTGAAGACAAAATTGCCTTTGCGGGTATCAAAGTCACGTATGTGTCATTGATGTGAACAGAATGATGTCTTTTTATATTTGCGAAAGCTTTTTAGATTAAAGATTTAAAAACTGCCTTTGCAGTTTAAAAACTGCCTTTACGGGTTATAAAATCACATATGTGACATTAATAGAACCATGTGTCTTTGATATTTATGAAGGCATGCTAGATTCATTGGCGTTTTTCAAAAGGTCACATACGTGTCTTTGATGATGTGTCTTTTTTCCGGAAGTTCATCAGTTCTGGTGAAGTCTTTGCGGTTATTAAATTCACGTATGTGTCTTTGatgttaataaaaaataatgtgtcTTTGATATTTGCGAAAGCCTTTTCGATTGAACAGCGTTTAAGGGTTATACATATGTGACATTATCAGAACCATTTGTCTTTGATATTTATGAAAGTATGCTAGATTCATTTGATCTTTTCAAAAAGTCTTATGCGTGTCTTTGATGTTTATTGAACCGTGTGTCTTTTATCTGAAAGTTTGTCAGTTCTGTTAAAGACAAAATTGCCTTTGCAGTTATCAAATTCACGTATGTGTCTTTGATGTTAACAAAAACGACGTGTCTTTGATATTTGCCATAGCCTTTAAGATTGAAGATTTTAAAAACTCCCTTTATGGTTTAAAAACTGCCTTTATGGGCTACAAAATCACATATGTCTCATTAAAAGAAGCATGCGTGATTGATATTAATGAAGTTATGCTAGATTCATTGGAGCTTTTTGAAAAAGTCACATATGTGTCTTTGACGTTGACAAAACTGTTTGTCATTTATATGAAAGTTCATCAGTTCTGCGAAGACAAAATTGCCTTTGCAATTATCAAAATCACGTATGTGTCTTTAATGTTAACAAAAATGATGTGTCTTTGATATTTGCGAAAGCCTTTTGGATTGAAGATTTAAAAACTGCCTTTACGGGCTATAAaatcacatactgtatgtgacaTTCACAGACCATGTGTCTTTGATATTTATAAAAGTACGCAAGGTTCGATGAAAACTAAATTgcctttgcattatttgaaaTCACATGTGTCTTTGATATTAAAAGAATAACATCTTTGATCTTTGCGAATATTTGTTAAGTTCGTTGGAGATTACAGATTGCCGATGTGGTTCATTGATCATATACGGATCTTTGATGTTTCCCAAAATGGTTATGCTAAGTCAGTGTTGATACAGCTCACACATCTGTCCAATTCACACGTTTATACTTTATTGGTTTAAAGTTAAAGTGTGCGCCTGGTGTAACACAACATAGCGAGAGGCTGACGTTATTGTCTTAACAAGCACGTCCTTCCGTGTTATCATCACGACTGTGATAGCCGGGTTATATGGATGACCCGTGCAGTGCAATGTCacatgctgtaaaaaaaaaaaaaaaaaaaaaaaaaaaaaagatgaagtaTATGGAcacctctttgcagaattcacacGTGTCCTCTCCCTCCCGCTTACTTTGATTCATGTCAGTGTTTTTTGGAGGTGAAAATGTAGCCGGTGACCTCTTCTTCAGCACACTCCGTTAAAACATTAATCATCCTGTCTTTTTTCCGTGAAAatccttgtgaaaaaaaatcacgcCTTTGAGGTTTCAAGCACGTTTCAGTTGACGAAAATAACTCCTAATGAGTCAACGTGTGAATGGTTACAGCCAGCCCGAAAAGCCTTTCCAAGTGTTTGTACACAAACAGGGAAAGCCCTTATTTATAATCTGCCAGCACGATAAGGAActccatttttttctgccaggaTTCTTCAAATATGGTTTTCATTTTTGGACTGAatgcagcattttttttaaagttgtaatTGAAATCCAACAGATACTGTAAATCTTGAGATTGGAGCGACATGGGAGGGAGTTAGCGCGTAGTCGTACAATTTAATCCTGTGTAATCCAGCCTTCAAATCTGCAACtattttaacactagaagtcccagagaatacTGGAGGATGATTTAtggtcaaaaatggtcgaatttggtgaaaaattgtgaAATATTTGTGAATGTGTCAATCGAATGTAAAGTTAATATGGATATACATGATAAATGTGTGATGTTAAATGCGTGAATGGGATTTGTTggaaagttttttatttttaatcccaTTGACACATTCAAAGTCACATTCGTAGATCCCTTTTCATTTACATTTAAACATATTCACGATAAATCTGTGCAAGTTTTCACGAATTTTCACCAAAATTTGATAGTTTTTGACCAAGAACCTttatttaatgccattgactcaTTAAACGTCACACATTCTTATATTCTTATTCATGCTATGTTTGATTCACACATTCATATTTGGACATATGCATGACAAATTTCGAAAATGCTCGCATATTTTCACCAGAATTGGAccatttttaccaaaaactTTCCAGTAAATCCCATGGACGCATTCAACATCACACATTCATATATTGGTTTCATTCACACTTTGACGAAATTTTTTTGGGcaaattttcacatttttccaCCAAAATTTGACCAGAAATATCGAATTCAATCTCAATCACGCATCCAACATCATACATTCACATACCAAACCAACCTCCTACCAAAAATGGACAAAGCCCTATTctgtttcaatggcaaaaacatgTCAAATCTTAATATATTTTGGCCAAAAATTTGACCATCATTGACCAAAAACCATTTGGCAAATTTTcacatatttccaccaaaattttgactgattttgaccAAAAAACTTTCCAACAAATCCCATTCAcgcagaacctttattaaatgCCATTGACTCATTAAACGTCACACATTCTTATATTCTTATCCATGCTATGTTTGATTCACACGTTCATATTTGAACATATGCATTACAAATTTCGAAAAAGCTCGCATATTTTCACCAAAATTggaccattttttaccaaaaactttCCAGTAAATCCCATTGACGCATTCAACGTCACACATTCATGTACTGGTTTCATTcacattttgacaaaaattttttttgcaaattttcacatttttccaCCAAAATTTGACCAGAAATATCGGATTCAATCTCAACCACGCATCCAACATCATACATTCACATACCAAACCAACCTCCTACCAAAAAGGGACAAAGCCCTATTctgtttcaatggcaaaaacatgtcaaatctcaatatattttggcaaaaatttgACCATTATCGACCAAAAACCATTTGGCAAATTTTCgcatatttccaccaaaattttgaccgattttgacccAAAAAACTTTTCATCAAATCCCATTCACGCATTTAAAATCACACATTTATCATGTATATCCCTATTAATTTTACGTTCGATTGACACCAACCTTCCCaaatatttcacaagttttcacgaattttcaccaaaatttgacaatttttgaccaagaaCCCTTACTAAATGCAATTGACTCATTAAACGTCACACATTCTTGTATTCCTATCCATGCTATGTTTGATTCACACGTTCATATTTGAACATATGCATGACAAATTTCGAAAATGCTTGCATATTTTTACCAAAATTggaccattttttaccaaaaactttCCAGTAAATCCAATTGACGCCTTCAACGTCACACATTCATATATTGGTTTCATTCACATTTTGACAAGAAAAATTTGGGtaaattttcacatttttccaccataatttgaccAGAAATATCAGATTCAATCTCAATCACGCATCCAACATCATACATTCACATACCAAACCAACCTCCTACCAAAAATGGAAAAAGCCCTATTgtgtttcaatggcaaaaacataCATACAAATACATACTAATCTTAATATATTTTGGCCATCATTGACCAAAGACCATTTGGCAAATTTTcacatatttccaccaaaattttgactgattttgaccAAAAAACTTTCCAACAAATCCCATTCAcgcagaacctttattaaatgCCATTGACTCATTAAACGTCACACATTCTTATATTCTTATCCATGCTATGTTTGATTCACACGTTCATATTTGAACATATGCATTACAAATTTCGAAAAAGCTCGCATATTTTCACCAAAAATggaccattttttaccaaaaactttCCAGTAAATCCCATTGACGCATTCAACGTCACACATTCATGTACTGGTTTCATTcacattttgacaaaaaatttttttgcaaattttcacatttttccaCCAAAATTTGACCAGAAATATCGGATTCAATCTCAACCACGCATCCAACATCATACATTCACATACCAAACCAACCTCCTACCAAAAAGGGACAAAGCCCTATTctgtttcaatggcaaaaatatGTCAAATCTCAATatattttggcaaaaatttgACCATTATCGACCAAAAACCATTTGGCAAATTTTCgcatatttccaccaaaattttgaccgattttgacccAAAAAACTTTTCATCAAATCCCATTCACGCattcaaaatcacacatttaTCATGTATATCCCTATTAATTTTACGTTCGATTGACACCAACCTTCCCaaatatttcacaagttttcacgaattttcaccaaaatttgacaatttttgaccaagaaCCTTTACTAAATGCAATTGACTCATTAAACGTCACACATTCTTGTATTCTTATCCATGCTATGTTTGATTCACACGTTCATATTTGAACATATGCATGACAAATTTCGAAAATGCTCGCATATTTTTACCAAAATTggaccattttttaccaaaaactttCCAGTAAATCCAATTGACGCCTTCAACGTCACACATTCATATATTGGTTTCATTCACATTTTGACAAGAAAAATTTGGGtaaattttcacatttttctaCCATAATTTGACCAGAAATATCAGATTCAATCTCAATCACGCATCCAACATCATACATTCACATACCAAACCAACCTCCTACCAAAAATGGAAAAAGCCCTATTgtgtttcaatggcaaaaacataCATACAAATACATACTAATCTTAATATATTTTGGCCATCATTGACCAAAGACCATTTGGCAAATTTTcacatatttccaccaaaattttgaccgattttgacccAAAAACGTTCCGACAAATCCCATTTACGCATTCAATATAAACCATTTATCATGTATATCCATAGTAATTTTACGTTCGATTGACACATTCACAAATATTTCACAATTTTTCACTAaaattcgaccatttttgaccaaaaatcatGCTCTAGAAATCTCTGGGACTTCAAGTGTTAACCAGTTGTAGTACAACATTCTATTCAATTTTAGGAATCATTTTTCTTTCAGAGGCAAAAGAGTTAGTTTCAGCAGGCTGTTGGGAACTGAAAATAGCCGTTTTTAATAGGATTGCATTGAATAATGCATGACTATTAATGATAAAAAATGGTAATGGGTGTTTGTGAAGGTGTAATATTTAATACGGATTTGTCCACATTTGTCTATGCTCACTCTGCACCTTTTCATTATTTGCTTTTCAACTCGCGTGCCCTATTTTCTCAGACTTTAATGAAGCAGCTGAGCTTCCCTAACAGCGCTGTGATTAAAAAGCTTCTAATCTGCTGAGCGTTTCCTCTCACGAAGCAGCGTGCGCGAGCTCCTTCCCCTTGTTTTGTACCCGCGAGGCGTCGCACCGCCGGAGAAGTCGTCACTCGTCTTCCTGACGGCTCGTCCTCTCCCGGCGGAATACGCGGCCTACATTTGTTTGCGCTACGGCGTTCGACTCCGGCGCCCCCCTTCGTCAAACcgcaatgtttttttgctttcgcTGCATGTTATAGTTGTATAAATGTGATACAAACATGTTCATGTGTGTGATTACGGCATCAAGTTATGATTGTGCTTGTCGTTCTAGGACACAGGTCTCAAATCTAAGGCCTGGGGGCCGGATTTGGTACGCCGTGGCTTTTCGTGTGGCTGGCGAAGGTGAATCGCGTGGACTGGCTTCATGATTTTTTTGCAAAATTTAAATTTAGATTACATTTATGTAATCCCAGATGAAATAtgactaccctaattttcgcactataaggtgcacctgactataagctgccacccaccaaatttgacatgaaaacagcatttgttcttaGATAAACCACAGCTATCCCTACTGTATtacgggatatttacaccaaaagatattcaccgttaacactttatttgacagcggcatcatacgactatcataaaaccaaatgaaccaccatgaagctttgaaccaattggctgcaaagcttcagtgcttcgagaagcttcatttggcaataACTGCTTCCTTGGGGCAGATAGTTAACCTCTGccgccacctgctgtaaacactgttgtcgtccaacatgcctcctagcatgcatggcaGCGCTacagacgtaaataacaatcaaaatctaTGTTTTGTGCTTATTATTTCctcatttactgttccagttgttttcattaattgctctttatggtatttggtaacactttatttgacagtggcaccatgagactgtcataagaccatcataattatgacatgacactgccatgagcattattgaatgctcataacagatatcatttgtgtcatctggcaaattatcttacttttgaatggatgtaaagattcgagctggacataaatggagttagtaacataattcaTAATGTCAATAATGCACATTTTCTTTTGAGCAATAAAACATTATTGGtttttaattaccgtaatttttcggactatgaggcgcacctgatttacaccaaaagataactggtaacactttatttgacagggcATCATAGGACAATCAcaggaccaaatgaaccaccatgaagctttgaaccaactggctgcaaagctttattgcttcaaaaagcttcatttggccatcactgctcccttgggggagacagtcaacatgcttcctagcatgcattgcagcgctacagatgtaaataacaatcaaaattcctgttctgtgctaaatatttcttcagttactgttccagttgtttcattaaatgctagttatggtatttggtaacacttgatttgacagtggcgccataagactgtcattagacaatcataattatgacatgaatctgtcatgagcattaatgaatgcttataatagatgtcatttagtgttatccggcaaattatctcacttttgaatggatgtaaatgatccgagctggacattagacaatcattattattagagatgtcccgatcaatcggcatcccgatcgatcgggtccgatcacgtcattttcaaagtatcggaatcggcaaaaaaatatcggacatgcctttttaaattttttaaattttttttattaaatcgttttctaattgtatttaacgttacagacataatatgttacactcatccagagtctttagtttaggctcaagggagggttatcaaatttatcccgttagtggcgataatgaatttttaaaaaaaatttatcacgttaaaatatttaacgcaattaacgcatgctctgcacgacccactaacgtattgtcgcgttcaatctgtaatgacgccgttttacctatatatagagctaataggcagcgtaaaatgagtagagtgaattttggcagcctttggagcctttttttaattggctatagccttacaatccctctccctatgattacaaatatcatgggaagcattgtggggaagaaaggtagaaattgatctttgtcttaacaccctattttatttcccaatgcagagaagatatatcaatgtgTACCActgcacacagtcatggttgcacttcccaccatgcatttgggcagaagttgaatggctacagtattatttactgaaagctcaacaaatacactagatggcaatatttagtcacaatatacaaagtcacatttatcctttaagaattacaagtctttctctccgtgcatccctctcacagaaagaatgttaataatgtaaatgccatcttgaggatttattgtcataataaacaaatacagtacttatgtactgtatgttgaatgtatatattcgtccgagtttattaatttttttcttaatacattgccaaaatgtatatgatcaagaaaaattatcgggaatgattggaattgaatcaggagcaaaaaaaaaaaaaaagcaatcggatcgggaaatatcgggattggcggaTACTCaaaataaaacgatcgggatcggatcgggagcaaaaaaacatgatcagatcaaccctaattattattaattagttaattattattattaatgaatgcttttaacagatgtcatttagtgttatccagcaaattgtctcacttttgaatggatgtaacgatccgagctggacataaatg from Corythoichthys intestinalis isolate RoL2023-P3 chromosome 8, ASM3026506v1, whole genome shotgun sequence includes:
- the gprin3b gene encoding G protein-regulated inducer of neurite outgrowth 3; amino-acid sequence: MGSNPKRTVTVQMVPQLAAADTLANKESNANWTTDPDLKLPKVCHASPGGKQEQTASPVPNSALKKTVDASGKGVAEAAELRDANANISNTLNQADENTCKITGCRVKAPEEEARNSSSNLNSVQDSRHVVPETDLKADAVSVVVQKDKDISSPMEPGHKRRHSVSLQEPPELKQSSETAPSLTSTLPLSNSQNVKEVSIDKVTIDKVAIDKLSIEKISVEQVAVDKHLPVQTCNQVQELEERHTEPCRKLYREASTMTSPRLPFATADRGRDAEVQAVASTSCKAVSTSPSLLPFRPNPAILDEAQSLSVVYRPDGSLGFCQIGSPMNMTAERVTVEAEMCTNTAVDSKLGAKPKESTSTLSSIQPVYQINIEHGNRKDTENRNVVEIPATKLKESPKTDIPVKPGFADKAVTAQTGLSKSEEPKVTKDSEKETDSGKQQTDIKGGNDDKQQRKSVHDVVWDEQGMTWEVYGASVDPESLGFAIQSHLQCKIKEQERKLIAQTSFRKSITGLDSPRAGKKSKRRQHNPFRSMLRNVRRPNCCARPPPSAVLD